A region of uncultured Desulfobacter sp. DNA encodes the following proteins:
- a CDS encoding two-component system response regulator, whose protein sequence is MTQGSDKPTILIVDDVPDNITVLSSILVDYNLKAANNGAKALEIASRFKPDIILLDIMMPEMDGYTVCMRLKRDFKTKDIPVIFVTAMDEVSDEARGFELGAVDYIIKPVSPPIVRARVKTHLHLYDQNRALEHLVHERTKALNKSRLEIIRRLGLAAEYKDNETGMHVIRMSYYCKVMATAMGMGNAEAELLLHASPMHDIGKIGIPDSILSKPGKLDAKERAIMETHTEIGARIIGEHDSALLDMARTVALTHHEKWDGTGYPRGLKGEDIPLVGRIVAIADVFDALVSNRPYKKAWPVEKAVALIKEESGKHFDPGVVNVFVANLDEILYLSKLNADPD, encoded by the coding sequence ATGACACAGGGTTCCGATAAACCTACGATTCTCATTGTTGATGATGTCCCGGACAACATTACCGTTTTGTCCAGCATCCTGGTTGACTACAACTTGAAAGCGGCAAACAACGGTGCCAAAGCCCTGGAAATCGCATCGCGCTTCAAACCGGACATTATTCTGCTTGACATCATGATGCCTGAAATGGACGGCTATACCGTGTGCATGCGACTGAAGCGTGATTTTAAGACCAAAGACATCCCTGTCATATTTGTCACGGCAATGGATGAGGTGTCGGACGAGGCCCGGGGCTTTGAACTGGGTGCGGTCGATTACATCATAAAACCCGTCAGTCCCCCCATTGTCCGGGCAAGGGTGAAAACACACCTTCACCTGTACGATCAAAACAGGGCACTGGAGCACCTGGTCCATGAACGGACAAAAGCGCTGAACAAAAGCAGGCTTGAAATCATCCGCAGATTAGGCCTTGCCGCGGAATACAAAGATAACGAAACAGGCATGCACGTCATCCGTATGAGTTATTACTGCAAAGTCATGGCAACGGCAATGGGAATGGGTAACGCAGAGGCTGAACTGTTATTACACGCCTCACCCATGCACGACATCGGCAAAATCGGCATTCCGGACAGTATCCTCAGCAAGCCGGGGAAACTGGATGCCAAAGAAAGAGCCATCATGGAAACCCACACGGAGATCGGGGCCCGGATTATCGGGGAACATGACAGTGCGCTTTTGGATATGGCACGGACAGTGGCGCTGACCCACCATGAGAAATGGGACGGTACAGGCTATCCCCGGGGGCTTAAGGGAGAGGATATCCCCCTTGTGGGCCGTATCGTAGCTATTGCGGATGTCTTTGACGCCCTTGTCAGCAACCGGCCCTATAAAAAAGCGTGGCCCGTTGAAAAAGCTGTGGCCCTTATCAAAGAAGAGTCGGGGAAACATTTTGACCCCGGGGTGGTGAATGTGTTTGTGGCGAACCTGGATGAGATACTATACCTTTCTAAATTGAATGCAGACCCGGATTAG
- a CDS encoding PAS domain S-box protein, which produces MKLRNFSRLSVLAVVVFFILFHLIASEFIVKKGFQTLEDDHTRFLVNTAGRALDHNLVILDKLLLDWANWDDLYDFMQAPTPEFVQSNLPMSTFVDQSLVCVMLRNKKGEVIYQQAVNQNAEFDSELAHKILGQIAMKCPSLAENQDKQSGLLLLNSGELAMIAKRPVLTSQASGPPVGTIMFVRFVSQDILNEISSLLGVQIALMPLDEKQDMAAKAMQSPGKVFIEHEGKNHSEGFNAILDIKAELTALMKVTPKQILFQHGEKITNYFFYVFTSAVLLFSLLGYFLLHKKILNPLESLMHQISRRDDLSGKAPSLFIKGNDEIHELSVCINDMVDHIDKSKQDVLEKSIKISKNERFLNQLFNSIEAGILLVDPDTRIIVDINKYAQKLTGYSRDEVIGHVCHRLTCPSEVTQCPLLDLKQPKDMSKRKLLLKDGSTIPIMKSAVFINKGDQLLLLETFVDISETEYNRQQLEKAKKELEDKVEERTAYLRGIIDTAFNGIIVVDGQGVINEFSPAAQQIFGYTRKEIIGQRINILMPEPYSREHDKYIHNYLETGVAKVIGNQTVVPALRKDGSQFSMEIALNTDIVNGEPIFVAVMSDVTERIKVEEAVAKERKRLKEILDTSPVGVVITVDGVVKFSNPSMTEMGFESGQKTMGTYIDLQSRTHLLDELDKKGVALNFETQFRNKNGHPIDVLIFAYNYNYEGNQAILGWIIDITHRKSMENEIREGRTKFQRLVEELGGRFVVFSHKPDGEILFISEGVNSVFGLDKEDVQGKRWQDVINWLPGEREKMVEAFRNFLQNDSVSHETEASFIHADGSIRMLLISEHAVTDATGQLVTIEGIMEDITARKETEKVLAQAKEAAEEATREKSNFLANMSHEIRTPMNAIIGLSYLALQGDLDDKQRGYIDKVHNSADYLLGILNDILDFSKIEAGKLDMEQTSFFLEDVFDHIGSVVGLKAQEAGLELMFDLPCTLPTALVGDPLRLGQVLLNLGNNAVKFTPKGEVVISARVAEESEKEATFKFAIRDTGIGMTKKQQGKLFQHFSQADTSITRKYGGAGLGLAISKKLTEMMGGRIWVESTPDAGSIFFFTACFAKQAQTETLIRHNKNSAPLHILVADDNATARSIFLEMLTGFGFTADLAESPEAAHRLLEQQNIARPYDLAILDYSFSNTNGIEIARTMQANATRTHAPMVILVTAYNNMNITHEARDVHIIKEVLSKPIMPSTMFDAIMMVKQGKLRRESRSMLRQDEITQQTARLKTAKILIVEDNDINQDVAADLLTNHGIDYKIAENGQVALEMLEKDHFDGILMDCQMPVMDGYTATRKIREDKRFKDLPIIAMTANVMAGDREKSLAAGMNDHIGKPIRIKELFEAMDRWIKPAISMQPQPSRETENKLGNIPGIDTTAGLETVQGNHELYLRMLDKFFNRYREFEKEFIAARQDKDETAPMRCAHTLKGLAANIGALGIREKAAILESACRDHQPEQEINTHLRDIVQALSRIMDKLPASEASSTSVAVEVTRTADIIPMPERTVNFIKTLARMIDESDIGALRIVAEMQDVPGIENSSQYDQYAQIMTAVTRALEDYDFDLAKKHINELDHLIS; this is translated from the coding sequence GTGAAGCTTCGTAACTTTTCCAGATTGTCCGTACTTGCTGTGGTTGTTTTTTTTATCCTGTTTCACCTGATTGCTTCGGAATTCATCGTCAAAAAAGGATTTCAAACCCTTGAGGATGATCACACACGATTTCTGGTGAACACTGCCGGACGCGCATTGGACCATAATCTTGTGATTCTTGACAAACTGTTGTTAGACTGGGCCAACTGGGACGATTTGTATGATTTCATGCAGGCCCCGACCCCGGAATTTGTCCAATCCAACCTTCCCATGAGTACATTTGTTGACCAGTCCCTGGTGTGCGTGATGCTCCGGAACAAAAAAGGAGAAGTGATTTATCAACAAGCCGTTAACCAGAATGCAGAGTTTGACAGTGAACTTGCCCATAAAATTTTGGGGCAAATCGCAATGAAGTGTCCGTCTCTGGCAGAAAACCAGGACAAACAGTCAGGACTGCTCTTGCTTAACTCCGGTGAACTGGCGATGATCGCAAAAAGACCGGTCTTAACCAGCCAGGCCTCAGGGCCGCCCGTGGGAACCATCATGTTTGTCCGTTTTGTATCCCAGGACATACTCAATGAGATATCCTCATTGCTGGGTGTGCAAATTGCCCTGATGCCTCTGGATGAAAAACAGGATATGGCGGCCAAGGCCATGCAATCCCCCGGCAAGGTGTTTATTGAACATGAAGGTAAAAACCACTCAGAGGGATTCAACGCTATCCTTGATATCAAGGCTGAGCTTACGGCTCTTATGAAGGTTACTCCAAAGCAGATTCTTTTTCAACACGGTGAGAAGATAACAAACTATTTTTTCTACGTTTTCACATCTGCTGTTCTGCTGTTCAGTCTTTTGGGATATTTTCTTCTCCATAAAAAAATCCTGAACCCCCTGGAATCGCTCATGCATCAAATTTCCCGGCGCGATGATCTCTCCGGGAAAGCACCGTCCCTCTTCATCAAGGGGAACGATGAAATCCACGAATTGAGCGTCTGTATCAACGACATGGTTGATCACATTGACAAATCAAAACAAGACGTTTTAGAAAAATCTATAAAAATAAGCAAAAACGAACGGTTTCTCAACCAGTTGTTCAACTCCATTGAGGCGGGAATTCTACTCGTAGACCCGGACACCAGGATTATTGTTGATATAAATAAATATGCCCAAAAGCTTACAGGGTACTCAAGAGATGAGGTTATAGGACATGTGTGCCACAGGCTGACATGTCCGTCCGAGGTAACCCAGTGCCCTCTTCTGGATTTAAAACAACCCAAAGATATGTCCAAACGAAAACTTCTGCTTAAAGACGGTTCAACCATCCCAATCATGAAATCAGCTGTTTTTATAAACAAAGGAGACCAGTTGCTTTTGCTGGAAACCTTTGTGGACATCTCCGAGACCGAGTACAACCGCCAGCAACTTGAAAAGGCCAAAAAAGAACTGGAAGATAAAGTCGAAGAGCGCACAGCCTATCTGCGCGGCATCATTGACACAGCTTTCAACGGCATCATTGTTGTTGACGGCCAGGGGGTTATCAATGAGTTCAGCCCGGCGGCCCAGCAGATATTCGGCTACACCAGAAAAGAGATTATCGGACAAAGAATTAACATACTGATGCCCGAGCCCTACAGCCGCGAGCATGACAAGTACATTCACAACTACCTTGAAACAGGCGTGGCAAAAGTAATCGGCAATCAGACGGTGGTCCCGGCACTGAGAAAGGACGGCTCTCAATTCTCAATGGAAATCGCCCTCAATACGGACATTGTTAACGGAGAACCGATATTTGTGGCCGTCATGAGTGATGTTACAGAACGCATCAAAGTGGAGGAAGCCGTCGCCAAGGAACGTAAACGGCTCAAAGAGATACTGGACACAAGTCCCGTGGGTGTGGTGATCACCGTTGACGGTGTTGTTAAATTCAGTAACCCCAGCATGACGGAAATGGGTTTCGAGTCCGGTCAAAAAACCATGGGCACCTATATTGATCTCCAAAGCAGGACACACCTGCTTGACGAACTTGACAAAAAGGGCGTTGCCTTAAACTTTGAAACCCAGTTTCGAAATAAAAACGGGCATCCCATTGATGTCCTGATATTTGCATACAACTATAATTATGAAGGCAACCAGGCTATTCTGGGCTGGATTATTGATATTACCCACCGCAAGTCCATGGAAAACGAAATCCGGGAAGGACGGACCAAATTCCAAAGACTTGTGGAGGAGCTGGGTGGAAGGTTTGTCGTCTTCAGCCACAAACCGGACGGAGAGATTTTGTTTATCAGTGAAGGGGTAAACTCCGTGTTCGGTTTAGACAAAGAGGACGTCCAGGGGAAACGATGGCAGGATGTCATCAACTGGCTTCCCGGAGAGAGGGAAAAAATGGTGGAGGCCTTCAGGAATTTCCTGCAAAATGATTCTGTCTCCCACGAAACCGAGGCCTCGTTCATACACGCGGATGGAAGCATACGAATGCTGCTCATCTCCGAACATGCGGTTACGGATGCCACCGGGCAACTGGTCACCATTGAAGGCATTATGGAAGACATCACCGCCCGTAAAGAAACGGAAAAGGTCCTGGCCCAGGCCAAGGAGGCGGCCGAAGAGGCCACCAGGGAAAAATCCAATTTTCTGGCAAATATGTCCCATGAAATCCGCACCCCCATGAATGCCATTATCGGCCTGTCCTATCTGGCCCTGCAAGGAGATCTTGACGATAAACAACGCGGTTACATTGACAAAGTGCACAACTCGGCCGACTACCTTTTAGGCATTCTCAATGATATTCTGGATTTTTCCAAAATTGAGGCGGGTAAGCTTGATATGGAGCAGACCAGCTTTTTCCTTGAGGATGTGTTTGACCACATTGGCAGCGTGGTGGGTCTCAAAGCCCAGGAAGCCGGGCTTGAGCTGATGTTTGACCTGCCCTGCACCCTGCCCACGGCACTTGTGGGAGATCCCCTGAGGCTGGGGCAGGTACTGCTCAACCTCGGGAACAATGCAGTGAAGTTTACACCCAAGGGGGAAGTGGTGATCTCCGCACGCGTGGCAGAAGAGAGTGAAAAGGAAGCGACCTTCAAGTTCGCCATACGCGATACCGGCATCGGCATGACAAAAAAGCAGCAGGGAAAACTCTTCCAGCATTTCAGCCAGGCCGATACCTCCATCACCCGGAAATACGGCGGGGCCGGACTGGGTCTGGCCATCTCCAAAAAACTGACGGAAATGATGGGGGGCAGGATATGGGTGGAAAGTACACCTGATGCGGGCAGCATATTTTTCTTCACAGCCTGTTTTGCCAAACAGGCTCAAACAGAAACCCTGATCCGGCATAACAAAAATTCTGCCCCCCTGCATATCCTTGTGGCCGATGACAACGCCACGGCACGGTCCATTTTCCTGGAGATGCTGACAGGATTTGGTTTCACGGCAGATCTGGCGGAGAGCCCCGAAGCCGCGCATCGTTTGTTAGAACAGCAAAATATTGCCCGGCCCTACGATCTGGCCATTCTGGACTACTCCTTTTCCAATACCAACGGCATTGAAATCGCGCGGACCATGCAGGCCAACGCAACAAGAACACATGCGCCCATGGTTATCCTGGTGACAGCCTACAACAACATGAATATCACCCATGAGGCCAGGGATGTACACATTATAAAAGAAGTTTTAAGCAAACCCATCATGCCCTCCACCATGTTTGACGCCATCATGATGGTCAAACAAGGTAAGCTTCGCAGGGAGAGCAGATCAATGCTCCGGCAGGACGAAATAACTCAGCAAACCGCCAGATTGAAAACCGCCAAGATTTTGATCGTGGAAGACAATGATATCAACCAGGACGTAGCGGCAGACTTGCTGACCAATCACGGCATTGATTACAAGATTGCCGAAAACGGACAAGTCGCCTTGGAGATGCTTGAAAAAGACCATTTTGACGGCATTCTCATGGACTGCCAGATGCCGGTGATGGACGGCTACACCGCCACCAGGAAAATCAGAGAGGATAAACGGTTCAAGGACCTTCCCATCATTGCCATGACCGCCAACGTCATGGCCGGAGACAGGGAAAAATCCCTAGCAGCCGGAATGAATGACCACATAGGCAAGCCCATCAGGATCAAGGAGCTCTTTGAAGCTATGGACAGATGGATCAAACCGGCAATTTCAATGCAGCCCCAGCCTTCCCGGGAAACTGAAAACAAATTGGGCAACATTCCGGGTATAGACACCACCGCGGGCCTGGAGACCGTCCAGGGCAATCATGAACTTTATCTCAGAATGTTAGATAAATTTTTCAATCGTTACCGTGAGTTCGAAAAAGAGTTCATTGCCGCCAGACAGGATAAAGATGAAACCGCGCCCATGAGATGCGCACACACCCTTAAAGGATTAGCCGCCAATATCGGTGCCCTCGGTATCAGGGAAAAAGCAGCCATCCTTGAATCGGCCTGCAGAGATCATCAACCGGAACAGGAGATCAACACACACCTTCGGGACATCGTTCAGGCGCTCTCCCGGATAATGGATAAATTGCCTGCATCTGAAGCGTCCAGCACCTCTGTGGCTGTGGAAGTCACGAGGACCGCAGATATCATCCCCATGCCGGAAAGAACCGTTAATTTCATTAAGACGCTGGCCCGGATGATTGATGAATCAGACATCGGGGCATTACGGATTGTGGCTGAGATGCAGGACGTCCCCGGTATAGAAAACTCTTCACAATATGACCAATATGCTCAAATAATGACTGCAGTGACCAGAGCTCTGGAGGATTACGATTTTGATCTTGCCAAAAAACATATTAATGAACTTGATCATCTGATTTCATAA
- a CDS encoding EAL domain-containing protein — protein MPRRISIRFKLFFIYSLVATAVFSCGFTMYYVHVENYLEHQIKTALTFSNQSIKGLIETAGTVSIKIHLRAIAEKNLEVIEHIYQDFQNHLISEKEAKEQAENLLLSQKIGRTGYIYVIDSSGVVKIHPKQKVRGQNFSGFGFVQKQMMQKNGYLEYWWKNPEDTEEHAKALHMTYFEPWDWIISVSSYKSEFSRLVSVEDFKEKVLAMDVVGGGYAFVFDSRANIIIHPKITGNMLDYATSENKKQIREIIAQKKGMTYYLWKNPEDQVVKEKLMVFDYIPDFDWFIASSTYTEKAFAPLSKMRRMFFVILAASIAVIALVTLAVSTTITRPLTNLIDRLNVNMNQDWQMQPLDSQRKDEIGDLESSFNEFVKRLEIYKKNLISENLIRKKTETQLQLFEKVFENANEGITITEPDGTIQAVNKAFTDITGYTAQEALGQNPRILKSDRHDRTFYTAMWESLIRKGHWSGEIWNRKKSGLAYPEFLSISAIRDKNGEVKNYVAVFHDISEMKTKEKQIEYMAYHDPLTGLPNRTLLKDRLEHAIRRARRDAKMIQLIFIDLDNFKNVNDSAGHAQGDELLKEAAQRLHAVTRASDTVARLGGDEFVIMVTDVDDMMEIIGLVKRIQGSFSAPFNIGGKSFHITCSIGIAVFPEDGDDAETLVRHADLAMYHSKEKGKDKYYLFEQKMAQKISQRIEMEMNMRMAIENDEFQVYFQPQVNIRTLKPTGFEALVRWVKPDGAVVPPGRFIPLAEESGLIIPIGKQIFKKAVEQICGIRQKNQQDLMLSVNVSARQMDDPLFEKMVSDILDETSYPAGRLKIEITESLLMRDINTTMTRLKNLSRIGVSTAIDDFGTGYSSLAYLKQMPITTLKIDKSFIDDIIDDANALALVETIVLMASKLNIGIVAEGVENEKQLAILKQLGDMDIQGYVFARPMPLPELESWLSEHQFSHA, from the coding sequence ATGCCCAGACGTATTTCCATACGGTTCAAGCTGTTTTTTATCTATTCGCTGGTGGCCACAGCTGTTTTTTCATGCGGCTTCACCATGTACTATGTTCATGTAGAAAATTATCTCGAACATCAGATAAAGACTGCATTGACATTTTCCAACCAGTCAATCAAAGGTTTGATCGAAACGGCGGGAACCGTTTCCATCAAAATTCATTTGCGTGCCATTGCTGAAAAAAACCTGGAAGTCATTGAACACATCTACCAGGATTTCCAGAATCATCTGATATCCGAAAAAGAGGCAAAAGAGCAGGCAGAAAACCTGCTGCTGAGTCAAAAAATCGGTCGGACCGGGTACATATACGTTATAGACAGTTCAGGAGTGGTAAAAATCCATCCGAAACAGAAGGTCAGAGGGCAAAATTTTTCCGGATTCGGGTTTGTCCAGAAGCAGATGATGCAGAAAAACGGATACCTGGAGTACTGGTGGAAAAACCCGGAGGATACTGAGGAACATGCCAAGGCGCTGCATATGACTTATTTTGAGCCCTGGGACTGGATCATTTCAGTATCATCGTACAAATCTGAATTTTCCAGGCTTGTCTCTGTGGAAGATTTCAAGGAAAAAGTGCTGGCAATGGATGTGGTGGGGGGAGGTTACGCTTTTGTTTTTGACAGCCGGGCCAACATCATCATCCATCCTAAAATAACCGGCAACATGCTGGATTATGCAACAAGCGAAAATAAAAAACAGATTCGGGAAATAATCGCACAGAAAAAGGGGATGACCTACTATCTCTGGAAAAATCCTGAAGATCAGGTTGTTAAAGAAAAATTGATGGTGTTTGACTATATACCGGATTTTGACTGGTTCATTGCTTCTTCGACATATACTGAAAAAGCCTTTGCTCCGCTTTCAAAGATGCGCCGGATGTTTTTTGTGATCCTGGCTGCGTCCATTGCCGTCATTGCCCTGGTCACTCTGGCGGTGAGCACCACCATTACCAGGCCGCTGACCAACCTCATCGACCGGTTAAATGTCAATATGAACCAGGATTGGCAGATGCAGCCGCTGGACAGCCAGCGTAAAGACGAAATTGGCGACCTTGAATCCAGTTTCAACGAATTTGTAAAGCGGCTGGAAATTTATAAAAAAAATCTGATCTCGGAAAATCTGATTCGTAAAAAAACGGAGACCCAGCTGCAATTATTTGAAAAGGTATTTGAAAATGCCAATGAGGGAATCACCATAACTGAACCTGATGGCACGATCCAGGCCGTTAATAAGGCATTTACCGACATTACCGGGTACACCGCCCAAGAGGCCCTGGGGCAAAATCCCCGGATTTTAAAATCAGACCGGCATGATCGAACTTTCTATACCGCCATGTGGGAGTCCCTGATACGAAAGGGTCACTGGTCCGGTGAAATTTGGAACCGGAAAAAATCCGGACTGGCATATCCGGAGTTTTTAAGCATCAGTGCCATCCGGGATAAGAACGGAGAGGTGAAAAATTACGTGGCCGTGTTTCATGATATTTCTGAAATGAAAACCAAAGAAAAGCAGATCGAATATATGGCCTACCATGATCCCCTCACAGGTCTTCCCAACCGGACCTTGCTCAAGGACAGGCTTGAACATGCCATAAGAAGAGCCCGGCGCGATGCAAAAATGATTCAGTTGATCTTCATTGATCTTGATAATTTTAAAAACGTCAATGATTCGGCAGGGCATGCCCAGGGAGACGAGCTGTTAAAAGAGGCTGCACAACGACTGCATGCCGTGACACGGGCCAGTGATACCGTGGCCCGGTTGGGCGGGGATGAATTTGTGATCATGGTCACCGACGTGGACGATATGATGGAAATAATCGGCCTGGTCAAACGGATCCAGGGTTCGTTTTCAGCCCCCTTCAATATTGGCGGCAAGTCATTTCATATCACCTGCAGTATCGGTATTGCCGTTTTTCCCGAAGACGGCGATGATGCAGAAACCCTTGTACGCCACGCCGATCTTGCCATGTATCACTCCAAGGAAAAAGGAAAAGACAAATATTATCTGTTCGAACAGAAAATGGCCCAAAAGATATCCCAGCGCATTGAGATGGAAATGAATATGCGCATGGCCATTGAAAACGATGAATTCCAGGTCTATTTCCAGCCCCAGGTCAATATCAGAACATTAAAGCCCACGGGGTTTGAAGCCCTGGTTCGCTGGGTAAAGCCGGATGGAGCTGTTGTTCCCCCCGGCCGGTTTATTCCCCTGGCGGAAGAATCCGGCCTGATTATTCCCATTGGGAAACAGATTTTTAAAAAAGCGGTTGAACAGATCTGCGGCATCAGACAAAAAAATCAACAGGATCTGATGCTGTCCGTCAATGTTTCTGCACGGCAGATGGATGATCCCTTATTTGAAAAAATGGTCTCAGATATCCTGGACGAGACCTCGTACCCGGCAGGTCGTCTGAAAATAGAGATTACAGAGTCTTTGTTGATGCGGGATATAAACACCACCATGACCCGGCTTAAAAACTTGTCCCGGATAGGGGTCTCAACAGCCATTGATGACTTTGGCACCGGTTATTCCTCCCTGGCCTATCTCAAGCAGATGCCCATCACCACCTTGAAAATCGATAAATCCTTTATCGACGATATTATTGATGATGCCAATGCCCTGGCCCTGGTTGAAACCATTGTCCTGATGGCCAGCAAGCTGAACATAGGTATTGTGGCCGAAGGTGTGGAAAACGAAAAACAGCTGGCAATTTTAAAACAGCTGGGAGACATGGATATTCAGGGATATGTTTTTGCCCGGCCCATGCCTTTGCCCGAACTTGAGTCCTGGTTGTCAGAACACCAGTTCTCACATGCCTGA
- a CDS encoding mechanosensitive ion channel domain-containing protein has translation MEWLKQINVEKYMEMVTYWVTTYSVKIIAALLILAIGKWLARRITNLITKLMEKNKVDITLVRFLDSIIYYSFMVMVVIAAAGQLGINTTSFLTIVGAAGLAIGLALKDSLSNFASGVMLVLFRPYRVNDFVNIGGVTGNVMSISLFTTELNTTDNQKVIVPNASITSNIITNVTANPTRRVDLVIGIGYGDDIKKAKEVIQGVLSEEKRVLPEPAPLIAVSELADSSVNLVVRPWVKTGDYWSVYFALHENIKLALDANGISIPFPQRDIHMYQETNS, from the coding sequence ATGGAGTGGTTGAAGCAAATTAACGTTGAAAAATATATGGAGATGGTAACCTACTGGGTGACCACTTACTCTGTGAAGATCATTGCTGCACTGCTGATCCTGGCGATCGGGAAATGGCTGGCCAGACGAATTACAAATCTGATCACCAAACTGATGGAAAAAAACAAGGTGGATATCACACTTGTGCGGTTCCTTGACAGTATCATTTACTATTCCTTTATGGTGATGGTCGTTATTGCTGCCGCAGGCCAGCTGGGCATCAACACCACCTCTTTTTTGACCATTGTGGGTGCTGCCGGCCTGGCCATTGGTCTTGCGTTGAAGGATTCTTTGTCCAACTTTGCTTCGGGCGTGATGCTGGTTCTGTTCAGGCCCTACAGGGTTAATGACTTTGTGAACATTGGCGGGGTTACCGGAAATGTCATGAGTATCTCCTTGTTCACCACGGAGTTGAATACCACGGATAATCAGAAAGTGATCGTGCCCAATGCGAGTATTACCTCCAATATTATTACCAATGTTACGGCCAACCCCACCCGCAGGGTCGATCTTGTCATCGGCATTGGGTATGGTGATGATATCAAAAAAGCCAAAGAGGTTATTCAAGGAGTCCTGTCCGAAGAAAAAAGAGTTCTTCCTGAACCAGCACCCCTCATTGCCGTGTCTGAGCTTGCGGATTCCAGTGTAAACCTGGTGGTCCGGCCCTGGGTCAAAACAGGGGATTACTGGAGTGTCTATTTTGCCCTCCATGAAAACATCAAGCTGGCCCTTGATGCCAATGGTATCAGCATTCCCTTTCCCCAGCGTGACATTCATATGTACCAGGAAACAAATTCATAA
- a CDS encoding sigma-54 dependent transcriptional regulator encodes MPKNSEIKPFSLLFVDDEKNILSALTRAFFDENYTLYQAGTADKALDLMSKTKINAAIIDLRMPGMSGLDLLKEIKSRYPSVMIIMLSGHGSIKDAVESISSGAEDFIEKPFVRESLVAKVRQLFEIYKLKKENQQLKEEMGIRFNYNKLIGTSPNTLQLKKMISKASQCEATVLIQGETGTGKELVAKALHHHSPRSDQAFIVVDCTTINETMMESELFGHVKGAFTGAHQNAEGLVLAADKGTLFFDEIGEIPLKIQAKLLRVLQEKEIRPVGSSRAKQVDIRIVAATNRDLKTEIAENRFREDLYYRLDTVKIKVPPLRDRVEDIALLVKYFIHRYKTEFSSIEAISADTLIHLEKYSWPGNIRELENVVRRAMALSREKEILVSDLPSMISGSPMQKPAAHPQEDSMESYEKAAIRNAMEKCGNNRRAAAEMLGIGEATLYRKINKYGATDLMSQ; translated from the coding sequence GTGCCTAAAAATTCAGAGATAAAACCATTTTCCCTGCTTTTTGTTGATGATGAAAAAAATATTTTGTCGGCCTTGACCAGGGCGTTTTTTGATGAAAACTACACGCTATACCAGGCCGGTACAGCTGACAAGGCCCTTGATCTTATGTCAAAAACAAAGATCAATGCGGCCATCATTGATTTAAGGATGCCCGGAATGAGCGGACTGGACCTGCTCAAAGAGATAAAAAGCAGGTATCCGTCCGTAATGATCATCATGCTCTCGGGCCACGGCAGCATTAAAGATGCCGTGGAATCCATCAGCAGCGGTGCAGAGGATTTTATTGAAAAACCATTTGTCAGGGAAAGCCTTGTGGCCAAAGTCCGGCAACTATTTGAAATCTATAAGTTAAAAAAAGAAAATCAGCAGCTCAAAGAGGAGATGGGGATTCGTTTCAACTACAATAAATTGATCGGAACCTCTCCCAATACACTTCAGTTAAAAAAAATGATCAGCAAGGCCAGTCAATGCGAAGCCACAGTTTTAATCCAGGGGGAAACCGGAACCGGCAAGGAACTGGTGGCAAAAGCCCTCCATCACCACAGCCCGCGGTCAGACCAGGCATTCATTGTGGTTGACTGCACCACGATAAATGAAACCATGATGGAAAGCGAGCTGTTCGGACATGTTAAAGGTGCCTTTACAGGAGCCCACCAAAATGCTGAAGGTCTTGTTCTGGCTGCGGACAAAGGCACACTGTTCTTTGACGAAATCGGGGAAATCCCCCTCAAAATCCAGGCGAAACTGCTCCGGGTGCTCCAGGAAAAAGAGATCCGCCCGGTGGGCTCCAGCCGGGCAAAACAGGTGGATATCAGAATCGTGGCAGCAACCAACCGGGATCTGAAAACCGAAATCGCTGAAAACCGATTCCGGGAAGATCTATATTATCGTCTGGACACGGTAAAGATTAAGGTGCCCCCCCTAAGGGATCGTGTGGAAGATATTGCACTTCTGGTCAAATATTTTATCCACCGTTATAAAACTGAATTTTCTTCAATCGAAGCAATTTCAGCAGATACACTGATCCATCTGGAAAAATATTCATGGCCGGGGAATATACGGGAACTGGAAAATGTCGTACGCAGAGCCATGGCTTTGAGCAGAGAAAAAGAGATTTTGGTTTCAGACCTGCCGTCAATGATATCCGGCTCTCCTATGCAGAAGCCGGCGGCCCATCCCCAGGAGGATTCAATGGAGTCCTATGAAAAGGCCGCCATCAGGAATGCCATGGAAAAGTGCGGAAACAACAGGCGTGCCGCAGCCGAAATGCTGGGAATTGGTGAAGCCACCCTTTACCGTAAAATCAACAAGTACGGGGCAACGGATCTGATGTCCCAATAA